In a genomic window of Kwoniella mangroviensis CBS 8507 chromosome 2, whole genome shotgun sequence:
- a CDS encoding eukaryotic translation initiation factor 3 subunit B, which produces MSEIEKIDGFTEEEQLDFEAELQEGYADIEDKYAVDTQQGFENVLVMDNIPIVDDSKKQKLVDRLRQLFAKAGAPIEEENISMPWDDKAATNKGFIFLTYPDAQQAENALRALDGASFGKSTLYVNRFGDIERYANLPVGEGELPTGWREKPYVEKDHLRSWLGDSAGRDQYLTFRDQDVSIWWNGRNGNAEPVKVDGKPLKNNKWGELYLQWSPLGTYLSSLHRVGVALWSGTKLDGPIGVNVLRFTHPGVRLIQFSPCENYLVTWSEEPLDNFENHPNAALRETFGPEDEGNQFVIWDIKSQRVLRTFPADKPIQGEDGPQQVAWPSFKWSPDDAYIAKCNVGTGIAVYELPGMGLLDKKSIKIEGVQNFEWCPMSEKDFAARKAGKGKECSFVYWTPEAQNQPARVSIMSIPSRNILRAKNLFNVTDCKFYWQNQGDYLCVKVDRHARKAKSKKATFCNLELFRVREKDYPVEVIEFKDYVPQFAWEPQGSRFAIVSSNDPNYGQGIPGVVVKYNIDFYQLDQKKGDFIPIKHLDSKIANTLVWSPRGRHIVLATIGSSQKFDVEFWDLDFVVDERRETSEPGANVTMLASGEHYGITDIAWDPSGRYLTTHASAWRSSPEPGFCVWDFKGQQLVHQPMDKFKQFLWRPRPPTLLSKDQIKKVRKELKEYSRTFDEEDAAEENRGSAEKLAQRQRDISEWNAWRARNNKRVDERRAQLGKEKKVVVNQDHKDDEKVEEIVEELIDETEEVVVGQL; this is translated from the exons ATGTcagagatagagaagataGACGGATtcaccgaagaagaacagcTCGACTTCGAGGCTGAGCTCCAAGAGGGCTACGCCGACATTGAAGACAA ATATGCTGTCGATACTCAACAAGGTTTCGAAAATGTTCTTGTCATGGATAACATCCCTATCGTGGATGATAGCAAGAAACAGAAGCTGGTTGATAGATTGAGACAATTGTTCGCCAAAGCTGGTGCGCCTATCGAGGAGGAGAACATTAGCATGCCATGGGATGATAAAGCCGCTACCAACAAGGG gttcatcttcctcacttACCCCGACGCTCAACAAGCCGAGAACGCTCTTCGAGCTCTTGACGGCGCTTCTTTCGGTAAAAGCACTCTTTACGTCAACCGATTTGGAGATATCGAGAGATACGCCAACCTCCCCGTAGGAGAGGGCGAACTTCCTACTGGTTGGAGAGAGAAGCCTTACGTGGAGAAA GACCATCTCCGAAGCTGGTTAGGAGATAGTGCTGGTCGAGATCAATATCTCACTttcagagatcaagatgtcagcATCTGGTGGAACGGTAGAAACGGTAACGCCGAGCCAGTCAAGGTTGACGGCAAACCCCTCAAGAACAAC AAATGGGGAGAACTTTACCTCCAATGGTCCCCTCTCGGTACCTATCTCTCCTCTCTGCACCGAGTCGGTGTTGCTCTCTGGTCTGGAACCAAGCTCGATGGACCTATTGGAGTCAACGTCCTTCGATTCACCCACCCTGGTGTCCGACTTATCCAATTCTCTCCCTGCGAAAATTATCTCGTTACCTGGTCTGAAGAACCTTTGGACAACTTTGAGAACCACCCCAATGCCGCTTTGAGAGAGACTTTCGGTCCTGAAGACGAAGGAAACCAATTCGTTATCTGGGATATCAAATCTCAACGAGTTCTTCGAACTTTCCCTGCCGATAAGCCTATccaaggtgaagatggtccTCAACAAGTCGCTTGGCCATCCTTCAAATGGTCTCCCGATGATGCCTACATCGCTAAATGTAATGTCGGAACCGGTATCGCCGTATACGAACTCCCCGGTATGGGCCTGTTAGACAAGAAATCCATCAAGATTGAGGGTGTTCAGAACTTCGAATGGTGTCCTATGAGCGAGAAAGATTTCGCTGCTAGAAAGGCcggtaaaggtaaagaatgCAGCTTCGTCTATTGGACTCCTGAAGCCCAGAACCAACCTGCAAGAGTCAGCATCATGTCTATTCCAAGCAGAAACATCCTCAGAGCCAAGAACCTTTTCAACGTGACAGAC TGTAAATTCTACTGGCAAAACCAAGGTGATTACCTCTGTGTCAAGGTTGACCGACATGCCCGAAAAGCCAAATCGAAGAAGGCTACTTTCTGTAATTTGGAATTATTTAGAGTTCGGGAGAAAGATTACCCCGTTGAAGTAATCGAATTCAAAG ACTACGTGCCTCAATTCGCTTGGGAACCTCAAGGAAGTCGATTCGCCATCGTCTCATCTAACGACCCCAACTACGGACAGGGTATACCCGGTGTTGTGGTAAAATACAATATCGATTTCTACCAACTCGATCAAAAGAAGGGCGATTTCATCCCTATCAAGCACCTCGACTCTAAGATCGCCAATACACTCGTATGGTCCCCTCGAGGTAGACATATCGTGTTGGCTACGATCGGCTCTTCTCAGAAATTCGATGTTGAGTTTTGGGACTTGGACTTTGTCGTTGATGAGCGACGAGAGACTTCTGAACCTGGTGCGAACGTTACGATGCTTGCCTCTGGTGAACATTACGGTATAACCGATATTGCTTGGGATCCAAGTGGAAGGTACCTGACCACTCACGCGTCAGCTTGGAGATCTAGT CCTGAACCTGGATTCTGTGTTTGGGATTTCAAAGGACAACAATTAGTTCATCAGCCAATGGACAAATTCAAGCAATTCCTCTGGAGACCTCGACCACCTACTTTACTCTCCAAAGATCAAATTAAGAAAGTCCGAAAGGAGCTCAAGGAGTACTCCAGGACGttcgacgaagaggatgcgGCCGAGGAGAACAGAGGATCAGCCGAGAAATTGGCtcaaagacaaagagataTCTCGGAATGGAATGCCTGGAGAGCTAGGAACAACAAGAGGGtggatgagagaagagctcaattgggtaaagagaagaaagtggttGTTAACCAGGAtcataaagatgatgaaaaagtGGAAGAGATTGTagaagaattgattgatgagaccGAAGAAGTTGTTGTCGGTCAGTTATAG